A portion of the Streptomyces platensis genome contains these proteins:
- a CDS encoding sugar porter family MFS transporter, producing MSIATLSATPPPPSPKTTHRTGRLFALTGAVVGVIYGYDTGSISGALVFLSKDFHLTETEKGLVNSILVFGSIVGALIGGKLADALGRKAAMLIVAGSYAVFVALSAVAPNVVVLDIVRFLLGVAIGISIVAAPLYVAESTPARIRGASVAAYQVATVAGIVLTYFVNWGLSGGGHWRWMLGLSAVPAALVLIPLLRLPDTPRWYVLKGRTERAVEVMAMTDPEVDPHAEVAAVEAALAEESGGSARSLLRKPYARAAVFVVGLGFFCQITGINAVTYYSPQIFEEMGFTGNGQNFLLPSFVQLASLAATVLAILIIDRLGRRVVLLSGVGTMAVMLAVLTVVFGTGELQGATTWVGFAAILLFTAAFNFGFGSLIWVYASEAFPAQLRSTGASVMLTADLVANLLIAQFFPSLMAWAGAARTFAGLGVLALAALVFVSVTAPETKGRQLEEIQGYWRNGGRWPEPAAPTTASPRSLGDSAVPPTTTS from the coding sequence GTGTCCATTGCCACGCTCTCGGCGACGCCCCCGCCGCCGTCACCCAAGACCACGCACCGCACCGGCAGACTGTTCGCGCTCACCGGTGCGGTCGTCGGCGTCATCTATGGCTACGACACCGGCAGCATCTCCGGCGCCCTGGTGTTCCTGAGCAAGGACTTCCATCTGACCGAGACCGAAAAGGGCCTGGTCAACAGCATTTTGGTGTTCGGCTCCATCGTCGGCGCGCTGATCGGCGGCAAGCTCGCCGACGCCCTGGGGCGTAAGGCCGCGATGCTGATCGTGGCCGGCTCGTACGCCGTCTTCGTGGCCCTCTCCGCGGTCGCACCCAACGTCGTCGTGCTGGACATCGTCCGTTTCCTGCTCGGCGTCGCCATCGGCATCTCGATCGTCGCCGCCCCGCTCTATGTCGCCGAATCAACGCCGGCACGTATCCGCGGAGCATCCGTCGCCGCCTACCAAGTGGCCACGGTCGCGGGCATCGTGCTCACGTACTTCGTCAACTGGGGCCTGTCCGGGGGCGGCCACTGGCGCTGGATGCTCGGCCTCTCCGCGGTCCCCGCCGCGCTCGTCCTGATTCCGCTGCTCCGGCTGCCGGACACCCCGCGCTGGTACGTCCTCAAGGGGCGGACGGAACGCGCCGTCGAGGTCATGGCCATGACCGACCCCGAGGTCGATCCGCATGCGGAGGTCGCGGCCGTGGAGGCCGCGCTCGCCGAGGAGAGCGGTGGGTCGGCACGCTCCTTGCTGCGCAAGCCCTACGCCCGCGCCGCGGTCTTCGTCGTCGGCCTCGGGTTCTTCTGCCAGATCACCGGCATCAACGCCGTGACGTACTACAGCCCGCAGATCTTCGAGGAGATGGGGTTCACCGGCAACGGCCAGAACTTCCTGCTGCCGTCGTTCGTCCAACTCGCCTCGCTGGCCGCGACGGTGCTCGCCATCCTCATCATCGACCGGCTCGGCCGCCGGGTGGTGCTGCTCTCCGGCGTCGGCACGATGGCCGTCATGCTCGCCGTCCTGACGGTGGTCTTCGGCACGGGCGAGCTCCAGGGGGCGACGACCTGGGTGGGGTTCGCCGCCATCCTGCTGTTCACCGCGGCCTTCAACTTCGGCTTCGGCTCGCTGATCTGGGTCTATGCGAGCGAGGCATTCCCCGCCCAGCTGCGCTCCACCGGAGCCTCGGTGATGCTCACTGCGGACCTGGTCGCCAATCTCCTGATCGCCCAGTTCTTCCCGTCCCTGATGGCCTGGGCGGGCGCGGCCCGGACCTTCGCGGGCCTCGGCGTCCTCGCCCTTGCCGCCCTGGTCTTCGTCTCCGTCACCGCACCCGAGACCAAGGGGCGCCAGTTGGAGGAGATCCAGGGATACTGGCGCAATGGGGGGCGTTGGCCCGAGCCGGCTGCGCCTACTACCGCAAGCCCCCGCTCGCTCGGTGATTCGGCGGTTCCCCCGACCACGACGTCGTAG
- a CDS encoding SIS domain-containing protein has protein sequence MSETSYMEQELGSQPETWRQAARIGAAAGPLPKPGQRVAVVGCGTSWFMAQSYAALREAAGQGVTDPFAASEAFLGSDRGYDAVVAITRSGTTTEVLRVLDAVKGRIPTVTIIGDPETPAVALSDETVSLPFADEKSVVQTRFATTALTLLRAHLGEDTSRAVADAEEALAARVDKEWVFAEQFSFLGSGWTFGLANEAALKMREAAQSWTESYPAMEYRHGPIAIAAPGRVTWLFGQAPEGLEADVARTGARFVHHARDPLADLVLVQRVALERARARGLDPDNPRSLTRSVLLETPAAS, from the coding sequence ATGAGCGAGACCTCGTACATGGAGCAGGAGCTGGGCAGCCAGCCGGAGACCTGGCGGCAGGCCGCACGGATCGGAGCAGCGGCGGGGCCCTTGCCGAAGCCCGGTCAGCGGGTGGCCGTGGTCGGCTGCGGCACCTCATGGTTCATGGCCCAGTCGTATGCGGCGCTCCGCGAGGCGGCCGGACAGGGGGTGACGGATCCGTTCGCCGCCTCCGAGGCCTTCCTCGGCAGCGACCGCGGCTATGACGCGGTGGTGGCGATCACCCGCTCCGGCACCACGACCGAAGTGCTGCGGGTACTCGACGCCGTCAAGGGGCGCATCCCGACGGTGACGATCATCGGTGACCCCGAGACGCCGGCGGTGGCACTCTCCGACGAGACGGTCTCGCTGCCGTTCGCCGACGAGAAGTCGGTGGTGCAGACGCGGTTCGCGACGACGGCGCTGACCCTGCTGCGCGCGCATCTCGGCGAGGACACCTCCCGTGCGGTGGCCGACGCGGAGGAGGCGCTTGCCGCGCGGGTGGACAAGGAGTGGGTGTTCGCCGAGCAGTTCTCCTTCCTCGGCTCGGGGTGGACGTTCGGCCTGGCCAATGAGGCAGCGCTCAAGATGCGGGAGGCAGCGCAGAGTTGGACGGAGTCCTACCCCGCGATGGAGTACCGCCACGGTCCGATCGCGATAGCCGCACCCGGCCGGGTGACCTGGCTGTTCGGGCAGGCACCGGAGGGGCTGGAGGCCGATGTGGCGCGGACGGGTGCGCGCTTTGTGCACCATGCGCGCGATCCGCTGGCGGATCTGGTGCTGGTCCAGCGGGTGGCGCTGGAGCGAGCCCGCGCCCGCGGTCTGGACCCGGACAACCCGCGCAGCCTGACCCGCTCGGTGCTGCTCGAGACGCCGGCCGCCTCGTAG
- a CDS encoding sialate:H+ symport family MFS transporter, with protein sequence MFAAWIGYLLDGFDFVLITLVLTEIAADFRLSTATAASLISGAFITRWLGGAVLGAMGDRYGRKAAMISSILLYSLGTFACGFAWDYTSLFVARLVIGLGMAGEYSASVTYVLESWPTRWRNRASGFLISGYAGGTVLAAELYKWVVPHWGWRWMFWIGVLPVLVALWVRRALPEAGDWQKEIGAAATRSAEGRPNPFRPLFTGRLRSGGNAVLAVAASMALFCVFTPLGTGYVPWLSAAAALCLTAFAVQLGGRRGWLLYVSLMATVFCAFLYSWPIQALLPTYLKTGLGYAPGQVTDVMFYAGFGTMAGCWLAGFVGDRLGTRRAYTYTLLASLVFVFPVFAVRDSLPALGVLVFVLLALSQGISGILPKYLAGHFPTATRAASVGFVYNVGALGGAAAPVLGARLAEGMPLGRALAVLTFGLTLVVILLVGGNVPQRLGRLVGRQAPEDHLVSASGGAGALPASSTPASGEVSPDSARRCPGG encoded by the coding sequence ATGTTCGCCGCCTGGATCGGCTACCTTCTCGACGGTTTCGACTTCGTCCTGATCACGCTGGTGCTGACCGAAATCGCGGCGGACTTCCGGCTGAGCACCGCCACCGCCGCCTCGCTGATCTCCGGCGCCTTCATCACCCGGTGGCTGGGCGGCGCCGTCCTGGGCGCGATGGGCGACCGCTACGGCCGCAAGGCCGCCATGATCAGCAGCATCCTGCTCTACTCGCTCGGCACCTTCGCCTGCGGATTCGCCTGGGACTACACCAGCCTGTTCGTCGCCCGGCTGGTGATCGGCCTCGGTATGGCGGGGGAGTACAGCGCAAGCGTGACGTATGTGCTGGAGAGCTGGCCCACCCGATGGCGCAACCGGGCTTCCGGATTTCTGATCTCCGGTTACGCGGGCGGTACTGTCCTCGCCGCCGAGCTCTACAAGTGGGTGGTGCCCCACTGGGGCTGGCGCTGGATGTTCTGGATCGGAGTCCTGCCCGTCCTGGTGGCCCTCTGGGTGCGCAGGGCGCTTCCGGAGGCGGGGGACTGGCAGAAGGAGATCGGCGCCGCCGCCACCCGTTCGGCGGAGGGGCGCCCGAACCCCTTCCGGCCGTTGTTCACGGGACGGCTCCGCTCCGGGGGCAACGCGGTCCTGGCGGTGGCCGCCTCGATGGCGCTGTTCTGCGTTTTCACGCCTCTCGGCACGGGATATGTCCCATGGCTGTCCGCCGCCGCGGCGCTGTGTCTGACCGCCTTCGCCGTCCAGCTGGGCGGCCGCCGCGGATGGCTGTTGTACGTGTCCCTGATGGCGACGGTGTTCTGCGCGTTCCTCTACAGCTGGCCGATCCAGGCCCTGTTGCCCACCTACCTCAAGACCGGGCTCGGATACGCTCCCGGGCAGGTCACGGACGTGATGTTCTACGCGGGCTTCGGCACCATGGCGGGCTGCTGGCTGGCGGGTTTCGTGGGCGACCGGCTCGGTACCCGGCGGGCCTACACGTACACGCTGCTCGCCTCGCTCGTCTTCGTCTTCCCGGTCTTCGCGGTACGGGACAGCCTGCCGGCGCTCGGCGTGCTGGTCTTCGTACTGCTCGCGCTCAGCCAGGGCATCTCCGGCATTCTGCCGAAGTACCTCGCCGGCCACTTCCCGACCGCCACCCGGGCCGCCTCGGTGGGCTTCGTCTACAACGTCGGGGCGCTGGGCGGGGCGGCGGCACCCGTCCTCGGCGCCCGTCTGGCCGAAGGCATGCCCCTGGGGCGGGCCCTCGCCGTGCTCACCTTCGGGCTGACGCTCGTCGTCATCCTCCTGGTGGGCGGCAACGTCCCCCAGCGGCTGGGACGACTGGTGGGCCGTCAGGCGCCCGAGGATCACCTGGTGTCGGCGTCCGGGGGAGCGGGGGCCCTGCCCGCGTCCTCCACCCCCGCCTCCGGGGAGGTCTCGCCCGACTCGGCACGGCGGTGCCCGGGTGGCTGA
- a CDS encoding SDR family oxidoreductase, with protein MSTPVSMPRTYLVTGAASGIGKATVAHLRERGHTVIGADLKDADISADLATPDGRDQLVNRAYELTDGRLDAVIACAGLAHFVPRTVQVNYFGVVATVEGLRPLLAAGTDPRAVLLSSVASIHPADQAIVDAALAGDEGAAVAAAQAAVDRGEGYAIYGASKQAIARWLRRTAISDDWATAGIPLNAVAPGTTVTPMTEPMLADAETRKAIDAGIPMPLHGHARPEQVAPLLAWLTSPENTHVTGQVVFLDGGADAVLRGDNTW; from the coding sequence ATGTCCACGCCGGTGTCCATGCCCCGTACCTACCTCGTCACCGGAGCCGCGTCCGGTATAGGCAAGGCCACCGTGGCCCACCTCCGCGAACGGGGCCACACCGTGATCGGTGCCGACCTCAAGGACGCCGACATCTCCGCAGACCTCGCCACCCCCGACGGACGTGACCAACTGGTCAATCGTGCCTACGAGTTGACCGACGGCCGACTCGATGCCGTGATCGCCTGCGCCGGCCTCGCCCACTTCGTCCCACGCACCGTCCAGGTCAACTACTTCGGCGTCGTCGCCACCGTCGAAGGGCTGCGCCCGCTGCTCGCCGCCGGTACCGACCCGCGCGCCGTACTGCTCTCGTCCGTCGCCTCGATCCATCCGGCCGACCAGGCCATCGTCGATGCAGCGCTCGCAGGCGACGAAGGGGCAGCTGTGGCCGCCGCCCAGGCCGCCGTCGACCGGGGCGAGGGATATGCGATCTACGGCGCTTCCAAACAGGCGATCGCCCGCTGGCTCCGCCGTACGGCCATCTCCGACGACTGGGCCACCGCCGGCATCCCCCTGAACGCCGTCGCCCCCGGCACGACCGTGACCCCCATGACCGAGCCCATGCTCGCCGACGCCGAAACACGTAAGGCCATCGACGCCGGCATCCCCATGCCCCTGCACGGCCACGCCCGCCCCGAACAGGTCGCCCCACTGCTCGCCTGGCTGACCTCCCCCGAGAACACACACGTCACCGGCCAGGTCGTCTTCCTCGACGGCGGCGCCGACGCCGTTCTCCGGGGAGACAACACCTGGTGA
- a CDS encoding MmcQ/YjbR family DNA-binding protein — MEERMAKAAGPAVVRERVRAFALGLPGAVEEFPWGESVIKVNKKVFIFLGVGDGSHPLGVTLKLTDPEAHAHALTSPGAKPAGYGLGRSGWVQVPLEEPDAPPAELLCDWAEESYRVIAPKKLIAELDGV, encoded by the coding sequence ATGGAGGAGCGCATGGCGAAGGCGGCCGGGCCGGCGGTGGTGCGGGAGCGGGTGCGTGCGTTCGCGCTCGGGCTTCCCGGGGCGGTGGAGGAGTTTCCCTGGGGCGAGAGCGTCATCAAGGTCAACAAGAAGGTCTTCATCTTCCTCGGCGTCGGCGACGGCAGCCATCCGCTCGGGGTCACGCTGAAGCTCACGGACCCGGAGGCCCATGCCCATGCGCTGACTTCGCCCGGCGCCAAGCCTGCGGGCTACGGCCTGGGCAGGTCCGGATGGGTGCAGGTCCCCCTGGAGGAGCCGGACGCTCCGCCCGCCGAATTGCTCTGCGACTGGGCGGAGGAGTCCTATCGCGTCATAGCCCCCAAGAAGCTCATCGCCGAGCTCGACGGGGTGTAG
- a CDS encoding DeoR/GlpR family DNA-binding transcription regulator codes for MKRHERMNALLELLGDRGRVDVEEAATALEVSAATMRRDMDALAEQQLLTRTRGGAVLSSVAYDLPIRYKHAHRSDEKEAVAKAAARLVERGDVVGLSGGTTTTAIARVLATRPDFSEAGPQPHLTIVTNSLNIANELAVRPQIKIVLTGGVAHSRSFELVGPFSELVLQQISIDIAFIGANGMDPMMGATVHDEAEARVNRLMAERARRAVVVADSSKIGERCFARVGDADVFDTFITDNGAKETTRREFADRGLKVVTARSSVGE; via the coding sequence ATGAAGCGCCATGAACGGATGAACGCACTGCTTGAGCTGCTCGGAGACCGAGGCCGGGTGGACGTCGAGGAGGCGGCGACCGCGCTGGAGGTTTCGGCCGCCACGATGCGGCGCGACATGGACGCCCTCGCCGAACAGCAACTGCTGACCCGCACCCGGGGCGGGGCGGTGCTCAGTTCGGTGGCGTACGACCTGCCGATCCGCTACAAGCACGCTCACCGGTCGGACGAGAAGGAGGCGGTGGCGAAAGCCGCGGCGAGGCTGGTCGAGCGGGGTGACGTGGTCGGGCTGAGCGGTGGCACGACGACCACGGCAATCGCCCGGGTACTCGCCACCCGTCCGGACTTTTCGGAGGCCGGACCGCAACCGCACCTGACGATTGTCACCAACTCCCTCAACATCGCCAATGAGCTGGCCGTGCGGCCGCAGATCAAGATCGTGCTCACCGGCGGGGTCGCGCACTCGCGGTCATTCGAACTGGTGGGTCCGTTCAGCGAGTTGGTGCTTCAGCAGATCTCCATCGACATCGCCTTCATCGGGGCCAATGGCATGGACCCGATGATGGGGGCGACAGTGCACGACGAGGCGGAGGCCCGGGTCAACCGCCTCATGGCCGAGCGTGCCCGGCGTGCCGTGGTCGTCGCGGACTCGTCGAAGATCGGCGAGCGCTGCTTCGCCCGGGTCGGCGACGCGGATGTCTTTGACACGTTCATCACGGATAACGGAGCGAAGGAGACAACCCGCCGCGAATTCGCAGACCGGGGCCTGAAGGTGGTGACGGCCCGCTCGTCCGTCGGCGAGTGA
- a CDS encoding amidase — MSDALHELDATDLAARLRRHEVSAREVVQAHLDRIEQINPAVNAIVTLDPEGALTAAARADERLVRGAAVPPLHGLPIAFKDTRLTRGMRTTHGSPLFADHVPDVDDLLVDRLQQAGAIRLGKTNVPEFAAGSHTFNTVFGTTRNPYDLTRSAGGSSGGAAAALAAGLQPLADGSDMGGSLRNPASFCNVVGLRPTPGRVPSPPGSDLWDTLSVPGPMGRNVSDAALLLSAMAGPDPRCPLSLETPGAAFRVPLDRDLRGLRIAWAPDLGGYAPADPEVLAVLEPQLRVLEELGCRVDTACPDLAGADETFRTLRAHSFDLALGGLLDSDPQALKPSIVWNIEQGRRLTVADLHTATTTHSRLYLGTLEFFSGYDLLLTPVSQVAPFDAELEYPGEVAGRPTDSYLDWMRSAYLISVLGVPALSVPAGFTPGGLPVGLQFIGPPRADLAVLQAGHAYESATRHGRRRPDLPTA, encoded by the coding sequence ATGTCCGATGCGCTTCACGAGCTCGACGCCACCGACCTCGCCGCCCGGCTGCGCCGCCACGAGGTCTCCGCCCGAGAGGTCGTCCAGGCCCATCTGGACCGCATCGAGCAGATCAATCCGGCCGTCAACGCGATCGTCACCCTCGACCCGGAGGGCGCCCTCACCGCGGCCGCACGAGCCGATGAGCGCCTCGTCCGGGGCGCCGCCGTCCCGCCCCTGCACGGGCTGCCGATCGCCTTCAAGGACACCCGTCTCACCCGCGGTATGCGCACCACACACGGCTCGCCGCTCTTCGCCGATCACGTCCCGGATGTCGACGATCTGCTGGTCGACCGGCTCCAGCAGGCGGGCGCCATCCGCCTCGGCAAGACCAACGTCCCCGAATTCGCCGCCGGTTCGCACACCTTCAACACCGTCTTCGGCACCACCCGCAATCCGTACGACCTCACACGCTCGGCGGGCGGCAGCAGTGGGGGCGCCGCCGCGGCGCTGGCGGCCGGGCTACAGCCGCTCGCCGACGGCAGTGACATGGGCGGCTCACTCCGCAACCCCGCTTCCTTCTGCAATGTGGTCGGGCTGCGGCCGACGCCGGGCCGCGTCCCTTCGCCTCCCGGCAGCGACCTCTGGGACACCCTGTCGGTCCCGGGCCCCATGGGGCGGAACGTCTCCGACGCCGCGCTGTTGCTGTCAGCGATGGCCGGCCCTGATCCGCGCTGCCCCCTCAGTCTGGAGACCCCGGGGGCAGCCTTCCGTGTGCCGCTCGACCGCGACCTGCGCGGGCTGCGGATCGCCTGGGCACCCGACCTGGGCGGATACGCGCCGGCCGACCCAGAGGTGCTCGCCGTTCTGGAGCCCCAGTTGAGGGTCCTGGAAGAGCTGGGCTGCCGTGTCGACACCGCCTGCCCGGACCTCGCCGGCGCCGACGAGACCTTCCGTACGCTGCGGGCGCACAGCTTCGACCTCGCGCTCGGTGGCCTGCTCGACTCCGACCCGCAGGCCCTCAAACCCAGCATCGTCTGGAACATCGAACAGGGCCGCCGGCTGACCGTGGCCGACCTCCACACGGCCACCACGACCCACAGCCGCCTCTACCTCGGCACGCTGGAATTCTTCTCCGGGTATGACCTGCTCCTCACTCCGGTCAGTCAAGTCGCCCCATTTGACGCTGAGTTGGAGTATCCAGGCGAGGTAGCGGGCCGTCCAACGGACAGCTATCTGGACTGGATGCGTTCCGCCTACCTCATCTCGGTCCTGGGCGTACCCGCCCTCTCGGTCCCCGCGGGCTTCACCCCGGGCGGCCTGCCCGTGGGGCTCCAGTTCATCGGTCCGCCGCGCGCCGATCTCGCCGTCCTCCAGGCCGGTCATGCCTACGAGAGCGCGACACGGCACGGGCGCCGCCGCCCCGACCTGCCGACGGCCTGA
- a CDS encoding endonuclease V — MDTPGMISCDDELRRWPTDEAQARAVQDRLRPHVRLDEAGPEPGFEGTVVGVDVAYDDERDVVAAAAVALDARTRAVVDRATAVGQVSFPYVPGLLAFREIPTVLDALGRLARTPDLVVCDGYGLAHPRRFGLASHLGVLTGLPTIGVAKNPFTFRYAPPGPERGATSPLLDGTEEVGRALRTQTGVKPVFVSVGHRTGLDRACAHTLHLAAEYRLPETTRAADALCRRALADA; from the coding sequence ATGGACACTCCCGGAATGATCTCCTGCGACGACGAACTGCGGCGCTGGCCGACCGACGAAGCCCAGGCGCGTGCGGTCCAGGACCGGTTGCGGCCCCATGTACGCCTCGACGAAGCGGGTCCGGAACCGGGGTTCGAGGGCACTGTGGTGGGGGTGGATGTCGCCTACGACGATGAACGAGACGTTGTCGCGGCGGCCGCCGTCGCCCTGGATGCCCGCACCCGCGCCGTCGTCGACCGGGCCACCGCCGTCGGGCAGGTCTCCTTCCCGTACGTCCCCGGCCTGCTGGCCTTCCGTGAGATCCCCACCGTGCTCGATGCTCTCGGCCGCCTCGCCCGCACTCCCGACCTGGTGGTCTGCGACGGCTACGGGCTGGCGCACCCGCGCCGCTTCGGGCTCGCCAGCCACCTGGGCGTACTGACCGGACTGCCCACCATCGGCGTCGCCAAGAACCCCTTCACCTTCCGGTACGCCCCTCCTGGCCCGGAGCGCGGCGCCACCTCGCCGCTGCTGGACGGGACCGAGGAGGTAGGACGTGCGCTGCGTACCCAAACGGGCGTCAAGCCGGTCTTTGTCTCCGTGGGGCACCGCACCGGCCTCGACCGGGCCTGTGCGCACACCCTCCACCTGGCGGCCGAATACCGCCTTCCGGAGACGACCCGGGCCGCCGACGCACTGTGCCGGAGGGCGCTCGCCGACGCGTAA
- a CDS encoding YciI family protein, with protein MFVLELTYTAPLERVDAALDQHVEWLRKEYAAGHFLAAGRKVPRDGGVILAAGMDRATVERIVSEDPFTLAGVCEYRITEFVATTTAPAMEEYREQLPS; from the coding sequence ATGTTCGTACTGGAACTGACCTATACCGCGCCCCTCGAACGCGTCGACGCAGCCCTCGATCAGCATGTGGAGTGGCTTCGGAAGGAGTACGCCGCCGGGCATTTCCTCGCCGCCGGCCGCAAGGTCCCACGGGACGGAGGCGTGATTCTCGCCGCCGGGATGGACCGGGCGACCGTCGAGCGGATCGTTTCCGAGGACCCGTTCACTCTCGCCGGGGTGTGCGAGTACCGGATCACGGAGTTCGTGGCGACGACGACCGCGCCGGCGATGGAGGAGTACCGGGAGCAGCTGCCCTCCTGA
- a CDS encoding saccharopine dehydrogenase family protein yields MPRQDTSGRAYDLVLYGATGFTGALTAAYLAAHVPKGCRWALAGRSTAKLEQLRDRLAKSDPACADLPLLRADSSDPGSLRDLAAGTRVLVTTVGPYLIHGEPLVAACAAAGTDYVDLCGESEFIDRMYVRHDAAARASGARLVHAGGFDSVPYDLGVHYTVGLLPEGVPVRIDGFVRTNATFSGGTLNSALTAASRPVAMARAARERQRAEAKPAGRTVRAPFGPPVRSSETRTWGVPLPTLDPQIVARSAAALDRYGPDFRYRHYAGVRRLPIAVGGALGAGALCALAQVPPARRWLSGRLEPGDGPSPERRARSWFKVRFVAAAGGTRLITEVSGGDPGYEETAKMLAQSALSLAFDDLPETAGQVTTAVAMGDALTARLQEAGITFGVVQE; encoded by the coding sequence ATGCCACGGCAGGACACCTCCGGACGGGCCTATGACCTCGTCCTCTACGGCGCGACCGGTTTCACCGGCGCCCTCACTGCCGCCTACCTGGCCGCCCACGTCCCCAAGGGCTGCCGCTGGGCACTGGCCGGGCGCAGCACCGCCAAACTGGAGCAGCTGCGCGACCGGTTGGCGAAGTCCGACCCGGCCTGCGCCGACCTGCCACTGCTGCGGGCCGACAGCAGCGACCCCGGCTCACTGCGCGACCTCGCCGCCGGCACCCGGGTGCTGGTGACGACCGTCGGTCCGTATCTGATCCATGGCGAGCCGCTGGTGGCGGCCTGTGCCGCGGCGGGCACCGACTATGTCGATCTGTGCGGTGAGTCGGAGTTCATCGACCGGATGTACGTGCGGCACGATGCGGCGGCCCGCGCGTCCGGCGCGCGCCTCGTGCACGCCGGCGGGTTCGACTCCGTCCCGTACGACCTGGGGGTCCACTACACCGTGGGGCTCCTCCCCGAAGGTGTCCCCGTACGGATCGACGGCTTCGTACGGACCAACGCGACGTTCTCCGGCGGCACGCTGAACTCGGCGCTGACCGCCGCCTCCCGTCCGGTTGCCATGGCGCGGGCCGCCCGCGAACGTCAGCGGGCCGAAGCGAAGCCGGCCGGCCGTACGGTCCGCGCGCCCTTCGGCCCGCCGGTACGGAGCAGCGAAACGCGCACCTGGGGTGTGCCGTTGCCGACCCTCGATCCGCAGATCGTCGCCCGCTCGGCCGCCGCGCTGGACCGCTACGGGCCGGACTTCCGCTATCGCCACTACGCCGGGGTGCGGCGGCTGCCGATCGCCGTCGGCGGGGCCCTGGGGGCGGGAGCACTGTGCGCGCTCGCCCAGGTGCCGCCGGCGCGGCGCTGGCTGTCGGGGCGTCTGGAGCCGGGCGACGGCCCGAGCCCCGAGCGGCGGGCGCGCAGCTGGTTCAAGGTGCGCTTCGTCGCCGCCGCCGGAGGCACCCGTCTGATCACCGAGGTTTCGGGCGGCGACCCCGGCTACGAGGAGACAGCGAAGATGCTCGCCCAGTCGGCGCTCAGCCTGGCCTTCGACGACCTGCCGGAGACCGCGGGTCAAGTGACGACGGCGGTCGCCATGGGGGACGCGTTGACGGCGCGACTCCAGGAAGCGGGCATCACATTCGGCGTCGTCCAGGAGTAG
- a CDS encoding class II fructose-bisphosphate aldolase, whose protein sequence is MPLVPTSSIVDAAREARVGAAAFNVIHLETAEALVTAAERTGIPLILQISENCIRYHGSLLPITRATLALAEGSTARIAVHLDHITDADLVRQGITAGVGSVMVDASALPYEENVATTADLAAWCHERDAYVEAELGEVGGKDGVHAPGVRTDPDEALAFVRATSVDALAVAVGSSHAMQERTAVLDKDLITALHTALPVPLVLHGSSGVPDEELRRAIAAGMTKINISTHLVSVFTHSIRRTLGADPSLVDSRKYVKPAREAVAEEAARLLGVLGTPATVPGRYATQASARG, encoded by the coding sequence ATGCCACTCGTTCCGACCTCATCGATCGTCGACGCCGCGCGTGAGGCGCGGGTCGGTGCCGCGGCCTTCAACGTCATCCACTTGGAAACCGCCGAGGCGCTCGTCACCGCCGCCGAGCGCACCGGTATCCCACTGATCCTTCAGATCAGCGAGAACTGCATCCGCTACCACGGCAGCCTGCTGCCCATCACCCGCGCCACGCTCGCCCTCGCCGAGGGCTCCACGGCCCGGATCGCGGTCCACCTCGACCACATCACCGATGCGGACCTCGTCCGTCAGGGCATCACCGCCGGAGTGGGGTCCGTCATGGTGGATGCCTCCGCCCTTCCCTACGAGGAGAACGTCGCCACCACCGCCGACCTCGCCGCCTGGTGCCATGAACGCGACGCCTACGTCGAGGCCGAACTCGGCGAGGTCGGCGGCAAGGACGGGGTCCATGCACCCGGGGTGCGCACGGACCCGGACGAGGCCCTGGCCTTCGTCCGCGCGACGAGCGTGGATGCCCTCGCCGTGGCCGTCGGCTCCTCCCATGCGATGCAGGAACGGACGGCCGTACTGGACAAGGACCTCATCACGGCCCTGCACACCGCCCTGCCGGTGCCGCTGGTCCTGCACGGCTCTTCGGGTGTGCCGGATGAGGAGCTGCGCCGTGCCATCGCCGCCGGAATGACGAAGATCAATATCTCCACGCATCTGGTCTCCGTCTTCACCCACTCGATACGGCGGACGCTGGGCGCCGATCCCTCGCTCGTCGACTCCCGCAAGTACGTCAAGCCGGCCCGGGAGGCGGTGGCCGAGGAAGCGGCGAGGCTGCTGGGTGTGCTGGGCACTCCGGCGACGGTCCCGGGCCGGTACGCGACCCAGGCATCTGCTCGGGGGTGA